The Carassius gibelio isolate Cgi1373 ecotype wild population from Czech Republic chromosome B22, carGib1.2-hapl.c, whole genome shotgun sequence genome window below encodes:
- the cfhl5 gene encoding complement factor H like 5 isoform X2, whose product MGYRFDRPIYFECKLNKPMHIGMQLLHPAPADHSVSIRRQQVQCIPAFCFRGKGQHHSALSKCLQLHHILGGRREGGGCFLSTFHRLHGFISPLLLRVVNNSFGKQLKMKYWEMFLFLLLTLIAVSTNAQEVTCEGEQLINVEILFGHPSIVSPYKPGHILVFRCTDVNQKMHGHRVIECQSDGKWDQPYPTCRVPGKCGPPPTVNDGDTTDIAKKEYNTGERIEFICFNKYKLDTRPTFSNILTCVQGEWRGKVKCLKPCTVTVEIMNERGIEFAFTDQQKLFAPHDDHFTFRCQWGKRSVGFDFRQQCNDGEMTLPECV is encoded by the exons taaactaaacaagccaatgcacattggcatgcaattattgcatccagctccAGCTGaccacagcgtgagtataagaaggcagcaggtgcagtgcataccagctttttgctTCAGAGGCAAGGGACAACATCATTCTGCTCTGTCCAAGTGTCTTCA ATTGCATCACATTTTGGGCGGCAGGAGGGAAGGGGGCGGTTGCTTTTTATCTACATTTCACAGACTTCACGGATTCATATCACCTTTGCTCTTAAGGGTTGTGAATAATTCTTTTGGAAAACAG CTTAAAATGAAATATTGGGAGATGTTTCTCTTTCTTCTATTAACGCTCATAGCTGTCTCAACCAATGCTCAAG AAGTTACCTGTGAGGGGGAACAGCTCATCAACGTTGAAATTTTATTTGGACATCCAAGTATCGTTTCACCTTACAAACCTGGACATATTTTAGTTTTTCGATGCACTGATGTGAACCAGAAGATGCATGGACATCGAGTAATTGAATGCCAGTCAGATGGAAAATGGGATCAGCCATATCCGACATGTAGAG TCCCAGGGAAATGTGGTCCACCACCAACAGTGAACGATGGAGATACAACAGATATTGCAAAAAAAGAATACAACACAGGAGAGAGAATTGAATTCATCTGCTTTAATAAATACAAACTGGATACACGTCCCACTTTCTCCAACATCTTGACCTGTGTGCAAGGAGAATGGAGAGGAAAGGTTAAGTGTTTAA AGCCCTGTACAGTGACAGTGGAGATAATGAATGAAAGAGGAATAGAGTTCGCCTTCACTGATCAACAAAAGTTGTTTGCACCACATGATGATCACTTCACCTTTAGGTGTCAGTGGGGCAAAAGATCAGTAGGTTTTGACTTCAGACAACAGTGTAATGATGGAGAGATGACTTTGCCTGAGTGTGTGTGA
- the cfhl5 gene encoding complement factor H like 5 isoform X1: MGYRFDRPIYFECKLNKPMHIGMQLLHPAPADHSVSIRRQQVQCIPAFCFRGKGQHHSALSKCLQLHHILGGRREGGGCFLSTFHRLHGFISPLLLRVVNNSFGKQLKMKYWEMFLFLLLTLIAVSTNAQEVTCEGEQLINVDILFGHPSFVSPYKPGHILVFRCTDVNLKMHGHRVIECQPDGKWDHPYPTCREVTCEGEQLINVEILFGHPSIVSPYKPGHILVFRCTDVNQKMHGHRVIECQSDGKWDQPYPTCRVPGKCGPPPTVNDGDTTDIAKKEYNTGERIEFICFNKYKLDTRPTFSNILTCVQGEWRGKVKCLKPCTVTVEIMNERGIEFAFTDQQKLFAPHDDHFTFRCQWGKRSVGFDFRQQCNDGEMTLPECV, translated from the exons taaactaaacaagccaatgcacattggcatgcaattattgcatccagctccAGCTGaccacagcgtgagtataagaaggcagcaggtgcagtgcataccagctttttgctTCAGAGGCAAGGGACAACATCATTCTGCTCTGTCCAAGTGTCTTCA ATTGCATCACATTTTGGGCGGCAGGAGGGAAGGGGGCGGTTGCTTTTTATCTACATTTCACAGACTTCACGGATTCATATCACCTTTGCTCTTAAGGGTTGTGAATAATTCTTTTGGAAAACAG CTTAAAATGAAATATTGGGAGATGTTTCTCTTTCTTCTATTAACGCTCATAGCTGTCTCAACCAATGCTCAAG AAGTTACCTGCGAGGGGGAACAACTCATCAATGTTGACATTTTATTTGGACATCCAAGTTTCGTTTCACCTTACAAACCTGGACATATTTTAGTTTTTCGATGCACTGATGTGAACCTGAAGATGCATGGACATCGAGTAATTGAATGCCAGCCAGATGGAAAATGGGATCACCCGTATCCGACATGTAGAG AAGTTACCTGTGAGGGGGAACAGCTCATCAACGTTGAAATTTTATTTGGACATCCAAGTATCGTTTCACCTTACAAACCTGGACATATTTTAGTTTTTCGATGCACTGATGTGAACCAGAAGATGCATGGACATCGAGTAATTGAATGCCAGTCAGATGGAAAATGGGATCAGCCATATCCGACATGTAGAG TCCCAGGGAAATGTGGTCCACCACCAACAGTGAACGATGGAGATACAACAGATATTGCAAAAAAAGAATACAACACAGGAGAGAGAATTGAATTCATCTGCTTTAATAAATACAAACTGGATACACGTCCCACTTTCTCCAACATCTTGACCTGTGTGCAAGGAGAATGGAGAGGAAAGGTTAAGTGTTTAA AGCCCTGTACAGTGACAGTGGAGATAATGAATGAAAGAGGAATAGAGTTCGCCTTCACTGATCAACAAAAGTTGTTTGCACCACATGATGATCACTTCACCTTTAGGTGTCAGTGGGGCAAAAGATCAGTAGGTTTTGACTTCAGACAACAGTGTAATGATGGAGAGATGACTTTGCCTGAGTGTGTGTGA
- the cfhl5 gene encoding complement factor H like 5 isoform X3 codes for MKYWEMFLFLLLTLIAVSTNAQEVTCEGEQLINVDILFGHPSFVSPYKPGHILVFRCTDVNLKMHGHRVIECQPDGKWDHPYPTCREVTCEGEQLINVEILFGHPSIVSPYKPGHILVFRCTDVNQKMHGHRVIECQSDGKWDQPYPTCRVPGKCGPPPTVNDGDTTDIAKKEYNTGERIEFICFNKYKLDTRPTFSNILTCVQGEWRGKVKCLKPCTVTVEIMNERGIEFAFTDQQKLFAPHDDHFTFRCQWGKRSVGFDFRQQCNDGEMTLPECV; via the exons ATGAAATATTGGGAGATGTTTCTCTTTCTTCTATTAACGCTCATAGCTGTCTCAACCAATGCTCAAG AAGTTACCTGCGAGGGGGAACAACTCATCAATGTTGACATTTTATTTGGACATCCAAGTTTCGTTTCACCTTACAAACCTGGACATATTTTAGTTTTTCGATGCACTGATGTGAACCTGAAGATGCATGGACATCGAGTAATTGAATGCCAGCCAGATGGAAAATGGGATCACCCGTATCCGACATGTAGAG AAGTTACCTGTGAGGGGGAACAGCTCATCAACGTTGAAATTTTATTTGGACATCCAAGTATCGTTTCACCTTACAAACCTGGACATATTTTAGTTTTTCGATGCACTGATGTGAACCAGAAGATGCATGGACATCGAGTAATTGAATGCCAGTCAGATGGAAAATGGGATCAGCCATATCCGACATGTAGAG TCCCAGGGAAATGTGGTCCACCACCAACAGTGAACGATGGAGATACAACAGATATTGCAAAAAAAGAATACAACACAGGAGAGAGAATTGAATTCATCTGCTTTAATAAATACAAACTGGATACACGTCCCACTTTCTCCAACATCTTGACCTGTGTGCAAGGAGAATGGAGAGGAAAGGTTAAGTGTTTAA AGCCCTGTACAGTGACAGTGGAGATAATGAATGAAAGAGGAATAGAGTTCGCCTTCACTGATCAACAAAAGTTGTTTGCACCACATGATGATCACTTCACCTTTAGGTGTCAGTGGGGCAAAAGATCAGTAGGTTTTGACTTCAGACAACAGTGTAATGATGGAGAGATGACTTTGCCTGAGTGTGTGTGA